Below is a genomic region from Candidatus Binatus sp..
GATGCGGCGTGACGACCGGGGTCGGCGCGGTGCTCAATACGGCGAAGATCGAGCCGGGCTCGACGGTGGCGGTGTTCGGCGCGGGCGGCGTGGGACTGGCGGCGATCCAGGGTGCGCGAATCGCGGGCGCGCGCAAAATAATCGCGGTCGATACGTTCGAGGGCAAGCTCGCGATGGCGAAGCGGCTTGGCGCGACCGACGCGGTCGATGCGTCGAACAGCGATCCGATCGAGGAAATCAAGAAGCTCACTGGCGGCGCCGGCGTCGATTACTCATTCGAGGCGATCGGGCTCAAGAAGACCGCGGAGCAGGCATTCATGTCGCTCAAGCCGGGCGGCACCGCGACGGTGATCGGCATGATCCCGGTGGGGCAGAAGGTCGAGATCGACGGCTTCATGTTTTTGACGGAGCGCAAGCTGCAGGGCAGCAACATGGGCTCGAATCGCTTCCGGATCGACATGCCGCGATATATCGATTTCTACTTGCAGGGCCGTTTGAAGCTCGACGAGATGATCAGCAAGCGCGACAAACTCGAAAACGTGAACGAAGCGTTCCGCGCAATGAAGGCGGGCGAAGTGGCGCGCACGGTCCTGATGTTCAATTAACCTGATCCAATTTGCGGCGCGCTGGCGCAAATCAAAAATCGAAATCAAGGAGCAATCCGATGAAAGCAGCAGTCTTCAGAGGACCGAATCAGCCGCTGACGATCGAACAGGTCGATATCGACGAGCCGAAGGAGCGCGAAGTAGTCGTCCGCACGGTGGCGAGCGGCGTATGCCACAGCGATTTGCATTTCGTGGACGGCCTCTACATGTGGCCCGCGCCCGCCGTGCTCGGGCATGAGGCGGCTGGCGTGGTGGAGAAAGTCGGCTCGCAGGTTTCGTATTTGAAGCCGGGCGATCACGTGATCGCGTGCCTCTCGGTATTTTGCGGATATTGCGAGGAGTGCATGTCGGGGCATCCGAATTTGTGCTCGAACAAGGCGGCGACGCAGCGCAAGGAAACCGAGAAGCCGCGGCTCTCGCAGAAAGGCACGATGGTCAATCAGTTCGCGGACCTTTCGGGATACGCCGAGAAGATGCTGCTGCATGAGAACGCGCTGGTGAAAATTCCGGACAACGTGCCGCTCGATCGCGCGGCGCTGATTGGATGCGGCGTGATGACGGGCGTGGGCGCGGCGCTCAACACGGCGAAGGTCGCGCCGGGATCGACCGTCGCAGTGTGGGGAGCAGGCGGTGTCGGCCTCGCGATCATCCAGGGCGCGCGAATCGCGGGCGCGCGGATGATCATCGCGGTGGACAAGTTCGCGAGCAAGCTCGAGCTCGCGAAGAAACTCGGCGCGACGCACGCGGTGGACGCGTCGAAGGGCAACCCGGTCGAGGAAGTACAGGCACTGACCGGCGGCGGCGTCGATTATTCGTTCGAAGCGATTGGACTCAAGGTCGCGGCCGAGCAGGCATACGAATCGCTGATGGCGGGCGGAATTGCGACCATCGTCGGGATGGTGCCGCTCGGGCAGAAGGTCGAGGTGGACGGCTTCTCGCTGCTGTATGAAAAGCGCATCCAGGGATGCTTCATGGGATCGAATCGCTTCCGCATCGACATGCCGCGGATAATCGAGCTGTATCAGCAGGGGCGGCTCGACCTGGACGGGATGATCACGCGGCGCGGAAAACTGGAGGACGTCAATGAGGCGTTCCGCGCGATGAAAGCGGGCGAGGTGGCGCGCACGGTGCTGATGTTCGATTAGCGGCGCGAAAAATAATTTTCGAAATGCAGAGAGCCGGTCGGAAATCCGATCGGCTCTTTTCCTTTTCATCAACCCGAGAGGAGATTGCGGTTCGAGCGGTTCGAGAGAACTCAAAATGAAAACCGCATCGTCGAATTATTTTGTCATTCAGAGGCTAAGGCTGCGACGCCGAAGAATCCCGGAGCAATGCGAGCGGGGTAAAAGATCCGGGATTCTTCGCTGCGCTCAGAATGACAAAAAGTTTGACGCAAAGGTTGTTTGATCGCTCAGGCGTGTCTAGCTATCGCGGTGCTCGATCGAGATCCCTCGACTCCGTCAGACTTCGCTCGGGATGAGGGAGCGGCGCAGCCGTCGCCTCAGAGTGACAACGGTGGTGATTGGTCAGGGTTCGTCGGGGCCTTTGAAGAGCCGCATGAATTCCTCGACGGTGGCGGGCGGTTTCGCCGCGGTCGCGAGCGCGTCGCGCACGTGTTCGGCGGATTTCATCCCGACCAGCGCGACGTCGACGCCGGGCGTCGAGCGGACGAACTGGATTGAGCGTTGCGCGTCGGTGGCGAGGCCGCTCATCGCGTCGGAGACGATCGCGGGCAGTCCGCGCGATAGCTGGCCCTGCAACAACGAGGCGCTGGCGCATACTGCGAGGCCCAAGGGTTTCGCGGCTGCGAGCGTGGTGATTTTGCGGCTACCGACAAGTTGATTTGGGCGGATCACAGCTTCGGGCATCGCAAGGTTGTGCGGCAACTGGATCGCGCGGAAGTGATGCGAGTCGCCGCCGACGTCGCGCGCGATGCGGATGAGTTCGTCGAGCGAGAGCCATCCGCGCTCGGTCGGTTGCGCGCGCAGCCCGTTCCAGGTCGCGACGCCATACACGCCGATTTTTCCCGCGACGACCGCGCCTTCGAGGAAGTCGAATATCTGCGAAATCCGGCGCAGAAATTCCTTGCGCTCGACGACCTCGAGCTGCGTCTCGGGATTGTGAAGGTAGTAGAGGTCGATAGTGTCGAGGCCGAGGTTCGCGCGAGAGAGATCGAGCATCGTGCCGATATACTTCGGCGTCATGCAGTGCGAGCCGTCCATCAGGTCGCCGGGCGCGACGATACCGGACTTGACGAAATGATCCTCGAACCACGCGCGCGGATTCTCGGGCACGCCGCCGTCGAAGGTGACGTAGCCGCCCTTGGTCGCGACGATGAATTCCTCGCGCTTGAGCTTGCCCGCGGCGACGAGTTCCGCGACGACCTTGCCGATCGTGCGTTCGCTACGCTGGAATCTGTAATTGACTGCGGTATCGATCAGGTTGATCCCACCGGTGAGCGCGGCGGTGAGCGCTTCTTCGTAGGCGCGGTCGGTCTCTTCGTCAGGCTCGCCAAGGTAGGTGCCGATTCCGATCGACGAGACCGAGACGCCAAGCATCGGGCGGAAATTTCCCGGCATCGCAGGGAAGCGTTTGGCGTATTCGGCGGTGCCGTCGGCAGTCGCGCGCCCTTTGAGCATCGATGATCTCCTTGGGTCAGATGACAGCGCGCGTTGTTCGGCTACAGAATTCTCAGAGTGATTGAGTACTCAAAGTTGGTTCGTACAGCGCCTGGATCACGTTGCCGTCGGGGTCGCGGATGTAGAATGACACCGAGCCGTCGCGATGATGCTTCAGCGGATGCACGATGTCGAGGCCGGCGCCGCGCGCCCATATGTAAGCGGCTTCGACATCTTCAACGGTCGGCACGATGAAGCCGAAGTGATCGAGCGACTGGACATCGGCGTGGCCGTAAGTGCCGCGATGCAGCGCGATATTGTCCGAGCCGGAACTCAAGTATGCGTTCTCGGGATCGGGCTGCCATACGAGCTTCATCCCGAATACGCGCGAATAAAATTCGACGGCTCGATCGACGTCGAGTACTCGCAACGCCAGATGCCGCATGCCGCTGTTCTTGATCAAGGGTTCACCTCGAGCGTTCGGTAGCCGACCACGGCCCAGATCGGATCGGAGGGCGGCGAGGTCGGCTCGCTCTTGTCGATGAAATCCATGTTCTCAAACCGGCCGCCTTCAATAAAGTACCGCGCGACGAGTTTGGAGCGGTCGTAATCGTCTAGATGCTGCCAGACGGCGATCGCCTTGGTCGGGAACATCCGATTGGAATACGTCACGACGAAGGGCGCGCCCGGTTTCAGGATCCGGCCGACTTCGGCGAAGACCTCGAGCGGCCGAATCATGTATTGAATCGAGACGGTGACGACGGCGGCGTCGAACTCGGCGTCGTTGAAGGGGAGGCGCGGCTCGCGATTGAGATTGTGGATCACGATTTCGTTAAGCGCCGGATTATTTTCCATCTCGGGGCGATTCATACCGAGGCCGACGACGCGCGAAGGCCGGAGATGCGCTGGCAAATGCGATCGCCAACTGCTCATCAGGTCGAGAATCATGCCGCCTTGCGGAAGAAGTTGGGCGTAGATGTCGGAGACTTTGGCGATCGCGCCGTCGTCGATATGAACGACGAGCCGCGGCGTCGAATAAAATAGCTCATCGTCGGAGTCGTCGATGCGGAGGAAGAATTCCAGTGGCATAGGTTTGTCCATGGGGGTGAGGTCCGATGAAGGATTATGCCTGCCTCAGTTTATCCTTAAAAATCAAATAGTTAGGTGCAATTGCAAAATTTTCAGATGCGGCGTTGACGAGTCGCGGCGGTCCGTCTAGATTAAAACACCTTTCCAATTCGTACGCAGCCACCGATTTTAGACCGCGCCGCGACGAACGGGGAACCGATGGTCAGACGCGACAAAACCAACTACGTGATCCAGTCCGTCGCGCACGCGCTCGACGTGCTCGAACAGTTTTTCGGCGAAGCCGATGAACTGGGCGTAACGGAATTGTCGAAGCGGCTCAAGCTGCATAAGAACAATGTCTTCCGTTTGCTCGCGACGCTCGAAGCGCGCGGCTATATCGAGCAAAACAAGGCCACCGAAAATTACCGGCTCGGAATCAAGTGTCTGCATCTCGGTCGCAGATACATCCATCATATGGGCCTGGTCAGGCAAGCGCGGCCGATCCTGGTCGATTTGGCGCGCAAGTGCCATGAGAGCGCGTACGTGGCGATCGTGCGGCGCGACGGTGTGGTTCCACTCGAGGCGGCGGAGGCGGAAGAGCGCGCGGTGCGGATCACGCCGCCGATCGGAATCACGCTGCCGCTCCATTGCACGGCCGCCGGCAAGGCTCATCTTGCGTTCGACGCCGAGGAGCAGCTCAAATCGGCGCTGCCGGAATCGCTCCGGCGCTACACCGACCGCACGATCGTCGAGCGCGCGGCGCTGCTGGCGCAGTTGGAGGCGGTCGCGCGCGAAGGATACGCCGTCGATGCGGGCGAGTTCACTGAAGAAGTATCGTCGGTCGCGGTGCCGATCCGCGACTACACGCGCTCGGTGGTGGGATCGGTCGCGGTCGCGGGGCCGACGTATCGAATCGGGCCGGAGCGCATCATCAGCGAGATCGCGCCGAGCCTGCTCGACGCGGGGCGCGAGCTGTCTCATCGCCTCGGCTACAACGAGTGAAGCGCGCTCGCGGGCTTATCCGAGCTGGCTTTGCGCCGGGCAGCCGCGGTTAGTAATGTTTGACTGGCTCCCGGGCCGTTGTTACCTTCTCTCGGCTTTATCAGCGCTATTTTCGAGCACCTACGGCGATTTTTGATTCGCATCGATCCCGAAACCGATGCTTGGCATGAACCAATGCGTGGAGTGATTTTGCTGTGAAAATCCTGGTACCGATCAAACGAGTTCCCGATCCTGCGACGACGATTCGCGTGCTGCCCGACGGCAGCGGTATCGCGACCGACAACGTGAAGTGGGTGATCAATCCGTTTTGCGAAATCGCGATCGAAGAGGCGCTCAGAATTAAGGAGAAGCAGACCGGTGAAGTCGTCCTGATCTGCGTCGGGCAGACGCCGTGGCAGGAGCAATTGCGCACGGGGCTCGCGATGGGCGCCGATCGCGCGATCCTGGTGAAAACCGACGCGGCGCTGGATTCGCTGGCGATCGCCGGGATTATCGCGAAGATCGCGGGCGACGAAAAGCCGGAATTGATCATCCTCGGCAAGCAGGCGATCGACGACGACGCGAATCAGATCGGCCAGATGGTGGCGGAGATGCTCGGCTGGCCGCAGGCGACGTTCGCCTCGAAGATCGAGATCGGCGCCGACAAGACCACGGTCGTGCGCGAAGTCGATGGCGGCCTCGAGACGCTGGCGTTCAAGTTGCCGGCGGTGATCACGACCGACCTGCGGCTTAACGAACCGCGCTATGCGTCGCTGCCGGGAATCATGAAGGCGCGCAAAAAAGAGATGAAGGAAATCGCGGCCGACAGCCTGGGCGTCGATCTTACGCCGAAGCTGAAAGTAAAATCGCTCGCGGCGCCGCCGAAGCGTCAGGCGGGGCGCAAAGTCGCGTCGGTGCAGGAACTGGTGGCGGTGCTGCACACGGAAGCGAAGGTGATCTAGTCGCGGCGAATCGCGCTGAATCGATCGGAACATTTTGCGAAGAATTTTGCAGAAAATAAAATTGGACTGGGCGCCCGAATCTGACGGAGACGCAGGAAGCCGGACGCTGGAGTGGTAGCAAATGGGTGACGTACTAGTTTTCGCGGAACATCAGGACGGACATTTTCCCAAGACTACGCTGGTGGCGATCCACGCCGGCCTCGAGCTCGCGAAAAAGCGCGGCGGCAATGCGATCGCGGTCGTGGCGGGCGATGCGCCGGAAAGCGCGGCGACTGCGATCGCGAAGTACGGAGTCAGCAAAGTGATCGCACTGAAGCATCCGGCGCTGAAAAATTATCTCGCCGACGCGCATGCGCAGGCGTTCGCGGCGCTGGCGAAGAAGACCGGCGCGGAATTTATCCTCGCCACGGCGACCGCGATCGGCAAGGATCTGTTTCCGCGGCTGGCGGCGCGGCTCGGCGCGCCGATGGCGTCGGAAATCACCGCGATCGGCGACGACCATACCTTCGTGCGCCCGACCTACGCGGGCAACGTGATGGCGACGGTCGAGCTCGAGGGACCGATCAAGGTGCTGACAGTGCGCGGAACCGCATACGACGCGGCCAAGCCGGGCGACGCGGCTGCGACGGTCGAAGCGCAGGACGCTGAGATCGATGCGAGCGCGCTCAAGATGGAGTTCGTGTCGTTCAACGCGACCAAGAGCGATCGCCCGCAGCTTACCGAGGCGCGGATAATCGTGTCGGGTGGACGCGGGCTTAAGTCGGGCGACAATTTCAAGACGGTGCTCGAGCCGCTGGTCGACGAGATGGGCGCGGCGATGGGCGCGTCGCGCGCGGCCGTCGATGCGGGCTTCGTGCCCAACGATTTGCAAGTCGGGCAGACCGGCAAGGTCGTCGCGCCGGAGCTTTATATCGCGGTGGGAATTTCGGGCGCGATCCAGCATCTGGCGGGGATGAAAGACTCGAAGGTCATTTGCGCGATCAACAAGGACGAGGAAGCGCCGATTTTCGCCGTTGCGGATTACGGACTGGTCGCGGATTTGTTCAAGGCGGTGCCCGAGATGGCCGAGGAAATCAAGAAGCTGAAGCACTCCTAAGGTGCTGGATGCGCCGATTCTCGTAAGAAAGTCAAAGGGTTGAAACGATGGCAACTGTAGACTCAAAAACCTCGCAACAGGCACTGGACATGATTCTCGCTGCGATTGGGCTGCGCGAATCAGATTGTAAAGGTTCAGTAACAATCCAAGGGAAAGATCCGATTCTGGCCTCACGGCACCGTTTCGGCGAGCTGATGGCTGCGTCCCAAGCGGCGTTTGGCATGGCGCTCAGCGAGCTCTGGCAACTCCGGGGTGGCAAGCCCCAAAGCGTGACGACAAGCGTGCGCAATGCCGTGCATCAGCATCACGGCATCGCCTTCATGCGTCAAAACGGTCGGCAACTTCCCTTCACCGACTACGGGTCCGGTGTAGGTGTTGATTCACCCCTGAGCGGCGAGTTCTATCCGACCCGCGACGGGCGGTTCGTCAAAATCGAAATTTTCTATCCACGTCTGCGCGATGCGATGTTCAATGTCCTCAAGTGTGCTCCCACCCAACGCGCCGCCGAGGCCGCGATCATGCAATGGGATGCCGAAGCACTTGAACTTGCCATCCGCGAAGAGGCGGGCGCTATCGGTATAGTGCGATCCGCTACGGAATGGCTGGCTCATCCAGTGGGGCGCCGGCTGGCAGCCAAGCCAGTAATTGAAATTGAAAAGATCGGCGATAGCGATCCAGTGCCCCTTCCAGCGGGTTGCGATACGCCGCTCGGAGGCATTCGAGTGCTCGACTGCACCCATGTCGTTGGCGGACCGATCACAGCACGCACCATGGCCGAGTTCGGCGCGGACGTATTGCACCTCTCCAAGCCGAACTACCCGGACCATGTGAATTGGCGCTTGGAAACCGATATCGGAAAGCGCGCCGCATATTGCGATTTCGACAACGAAGCTGACACGCGCCGCTTCTTTGGGCTTCTCCAGAAAGCAGATGTCTTCACTTGCTCGTATCTGAACCTTGACCAGCGTGGTATTTCGCCGCGGCGCCTCGCCACCAGCAGACCCGGGATCATTTCCCATGAATTGCGCTGCTTCGATTTCGAGGGTGAGTGGGCAAACTTCCGGGGCTTCGACATGATCGCCGTAGCGGTGTCGGGTTACGTTGATGCGGAGGGAGCGATTGACGCTCCTATAATGCCCTTGCAGGTGATTTTCGCCGACTACCTCGCGGCCTACGCAGGCGCGGCAGGAATCGCAGCCGCACTGCGTCGCAGAGCGATCGAAGGCGGCAGCTACCAGGTGCGGGTATCTCTCACCCGGATGTGCATGTGGGCGCAGGAGCTCGGACTCCTCGACAGCAGCGCGCTCAACGGCACGATTGCCTTCGCCGATATGATGAAAGAGACAGACGTGCCGGTTACGACGATAGACAGCCCGTTTGGCAAGGTCACCTACTTGCCGAGCCTGATCGAAATGCCTGACATCAAACCGGGTTTCGTGAGAGGTCCTCAGCCACTCGGTTCCTCGCTTCTGGAATGGCAGGATTAGGAGCCGCGATGGCTGATTTGCAGCATAAATTTGTAACGACCAACGGCATCAGGATGCACTACGTCGAGCAGGGCAGCGGTCCGCTGGTGGTGCTGTGCCACGGATGGCCGGAGTCCTGGTACTCGTATCGGCATCAGATTCCGGCGCTCGCGGCGGCGGGATTTCGCGTCGTCGCGCCGGATCAGCGCGGCTACGGGCAGACCGACAGGCCCGAGCCGATCGAGTCGTACCACATTTTGAATCTGGTCGGCGACATTGTTGGATTGGTGAACAGTCTTGGCGTCGATTCCGCGGTGATTGTGGGTCACGATTGGGGCGCGCCGGTCGCGTGGAATTCGGCGCTGCTCCGCCCGGACATCTTCCGCGCGATTGGACTGCTCAGCGTGCCGTATTTCCCGCGCACCCCGGTGCATCCGATCGAAGGGATGAAGGCGCTCGCCGGCGATCAGAATTTTTATCAGCTCTATTTTCAGGAGCCCGGCAAAGTCGAAAAGGAACTCGACGCCGATCCGCGCCGCTCGATGGCGATGATCCTCTACTCCGCCTCGGGCGATCCGCCGCCGAACGAAGTCTGGAAGCACGTGTTTCCGAAATCGATGAAGTTTATCGATACCGGCGTGGTGCCGAAGCAGTTGCCGCCGTGGCTGACGGAGGCGGACCTCGATTTTTTCGCGAACGAGTTCAAGCGAGCGGGCTTTCGCGGCGGGATTAACTGGTATCGCAATTTCGCCCGCAACTGGGAACTCACGCCGTTTCTCGATGGCGCCAAATTGCGCCAGCCAGCAGTGTTTGCGGCCGGCGAACATGACGTGGTCGGCAAGATGTATCCCGGCGCGTACGACATGGCGGGTGCGTTTACGCCGAATCTCAAAAAGAAAGTGATCATTCCCGGCGCCGGGCATTGGATTCAGCAAGAGCGGCCTCGCGAAGTGAACGATATCCTGATCGAATTTTTGAAGGGACTCTAGGAAAGAACTTCACCACCAGGACACCAAGTCACGAAGTATCACGCTACTTGGTGTCGCGATGTCTTTTAGTGGTAAATTCTAGCTATTCAATCTCGAGGAGAGACTAAAGGCGTGCGGAAGTAACTGCTCCAGTTTCGTGGTTTGGGACAACCAGCGCGTGCGACGCGATCGCGCGCGTGTTGCGTGGGAGCAGTTACGATGTTCGTGCGACTTTCCGGTCTCTCTTTTTCATACGCCGATTCAGTTTCGATTCTGTCAGACGTGAGCTTCACGCTCGCGCCCGGATGGACCGGAATCGTCGGCGCCAACGGCAATGGCAAGACGACTCTGCTGCGCCTGATCGCCGGCAGCCTCGAGCCGGCGGCCGGGCAAGTGCGCCTCGATCCGCCGACGGGCGCAGTGCGCGTCTGCGCGCAAACGGTCGAGACGCTGACGCGCGAAATCGAGCAGTTTGCGAATTCGACCGACGGCCTCGCGCGGTGCCTGCACGGCGAATTGCGGCTCGATCCTGCGACGCTCGCGCGATGGCCGACGCTCTCGCCGGGCGAGCGCAAGCTATGGCAGGTCGGCTCGGCGCTCGCGCAGGAACCGGCGGTGCTGATGCTCGACGAGCCGACCGATCATCTCGACGTCGAAGTGCGCGAATTGTTGATCGGCGGACTCGAGCACTTCCGCGGAATCGGCATTGTCGTTTCGCACGATCGCGCGCTGCTCGATCGAATTACGTCGTACACCGTGCGGGTGCATCAGGGGTCGGCGCGAATCTGGCGCGGCGCGTACACCGATGCGAAGTGCGCGTGGGAAGCCGAAGAACGCGAGCGTCATGCGGAATACGAGCGGTTGAAGCATCAGCGCGAGACGCTCGCACGCCGGCTCGCGGACAAGCGGCGGATGCAAGCGACCGCGGCGGCGAATGCGCGGACCAGCAATCGCATGAAAAATCCGCGCGACCACGACGCGACGAGCATGCTCGCCAAGGGCAAAGCGCGCGCCGGTTTCGCGCGGCAATCTTACGAGGCGGGACTCTTGAGGCGCGAAGTGGATCGCGTGTCCGACAAGATCGGCGAGTATCGCTTCAGCAAGCAAGAAGGACGATCGATTTTTGTCGAATATTACGTTGCGGCGCCAGTCGCGAAAATCTTCACGCTCGACGAAAACGAAATCCGCGCCGGCGATACGACACTGCACGACGACGCGCTCGCGCGGCGCTGCACGACAGTGGAATGGCGTCTCGAGAATCATCGAATCGAAGTCCGGTGAAATCGTGGTGCGATTTGTTGGCGTCGCGTTGACACGATGCGGGAGGCGCGGCGAGAATCTTGGGTCATGGCGCTCGGCGAATTCAGAATTATCGACGCGGACGGTCACGTGACGGAGCCGGCGTCGCTCTACCAGACGCATATCGATCCGAAATTTCGCGATGACGCCGATGCGATGCTGTCGCGGCTCGGTGCCGGAAATCTTGGAATCGTGCCGGCGCTGTATCCGAAGTGGCGGACGTCGGAGCGGCCGCTCGGCGAAGCCGAGGAAGTTCACGGTCTCGGTAAATTTCCGTCGGGGCGCAATCATCCGCTGGCGTCGCCGGACGGTGGGCACGACCCGGCCGAGCGGATTCGCGACATGGACAAGGAGGGAATCGACGTCGCGGTATGCTTCGCGACGGTCGCGACGTCGGTGTGCGGCGCCGCCGATCCGGCGATGGAAGCGGCGCTGGCGCGTGCCTACAACCGCTGGGTCGGCGAGTACTGCGCGGCGTTTCCGAATCGGATCAAGGCGGTCGGTATCGTGCCGCAGCGCGACATGGAGCGATGCGTCGCGGAGGTCGCGTATCTTGCCGACGAGCCGTGGGCGGTCGGTATCATGACGTTCGGCAATCTCGACGGGATGCTCGCCGACCATCCGTATTTCGCGCCGTTGTATGAAGTCGCGCAGGATGCGGAGTTGCCGATTTGTCTGCACGGCGGCACGGACCGGCCGCCGTTTGCGCCGGGGCGCGAGGACGTCGGCAACAACATGTTCATGATGCATCTGACGGGGCACGTGTGGCATCAGATGCGCGCGATGGCGTCGGTGATCGGCGGCGGAATTCTGGAGCGCTATCCGAAACTGACGGTGGGATTTTTCGAAGGCGGCATTTCGTGGGTGCCGTGGTGGGCGGAGCGGATGGATGCTCACTACAAGCATTTCGCGCGGCATACGCCGCATCTCAAATGCAAGCCGTCGGAACATTTGCGCGGCGAGCGATGCTACTTCACGTTCGATCCCGACGAGGAGCTATTGCCGGAAGCGCTGCGCATACTCGGGCGATCGCGCTTGATGTGGGCGTCTGACTATCCGCACTTCGATGCGGAGTTTCCCGATGCTGCGGAGATTGTGGTGAAGCATCCGCGACTCACGATCGAGGACAAGCGCGCGATCCTCGCCGACAACGCACTCCGCTTCTTCAAGCGCATCTCGTTGTAATCAATCTGGTTAATCCGGCGGCGGCAACTCGGTCGCCAGGAATTCGTAAGCGAACGCCCTTGCGCTCGCTATAGCTGCCCAAACGAACATGCTAACGACTGCCTGCGGGACGGCGATGCGTCCATAGCTGAACCCGATCTGTGCATCTTTAACGCGTTCAATGATAAACGATAAGACGACAATTGGCCAGCCAACCATCTGCGATATTGCGAAGAGTCTCCAAAAAGATCCGCGCGTCCGACGCCAGCATGCGACGATGCCATCATAGCGATCAAGCGCGATCGCGGGATATATCAGAGCCAGTCGGACGCCCAATAATAGCGCCACTGCCGTCGCCGGAATCGCGACTAAGGCGGCGACAAGAATCAGGTGGCCGTAGTATCCGATCAAGATGGGGACAGCTAGCGGACCGAACGCTGCGAGCAGCAGTGAAAGATTAGCGATGAAGTATCGCCTCTCGGTGGTTCCGTAAACGTAGCTCGATCGGCCTTCGACTCCCTTGGAGCCGAGTAGTGCTATCC
It encodes:
- a CDS encoding electron transfer flavoprotein subunit alpha/FixB family protein, with product MGDVLVFAEHQDGHFPKTTLVAIHAGLELAKKRGGNAIAVVAGDAPESAATAIAKYGVSKVIALKHPALKNYLADAHAQAFAALAKKTGAEFILATATAIGKDLFPRLAARLGAPMASEITAIGDDHTFVRPTYAGNVMATVELEGPIKVLTVRGTAYDAAKPGDAAATVEAQDAEIDASALKMEFVSFNATKSDRPQLTEARIIVSGGRGLKSGDNFKTVLEPLVDEMGAAMGASRAAVDAGFVPNDLQVGQTGKVVAPELYIAVGISGAIQHLAGMKDSKVICAINKDEEAPIFAVADYGLVADLFKAVPEMAEEIKKLKHS
- a CDS encoding class I SAM-dependent methyltransferase encodes the protein MPLEFFLRIDDSDDELFYSTPRLVVHIDDGAIAKVSDIYAQLLPQGGMILDLMSSWRSHLPAHLRPSRVVGLGMNRPEMENNPALNEIVIHNLNREPRLPFNDAEFDAAVVTVSIQYMIRPLEVFAEVGRILKPGAPFVVTYSNRMFPTKAIAVWQHLDDYDRSKLVARYFIEGGRFENMDFIDKSEPTSPPSDPIWAVVGYRTLEVNP
- a CDS encoding IclR family transcriptional regulator, yielding MVRRDKTNYVIQSVAHALDVLEQFFGEADELGVTELSKRLKLHKNNVFRLLATLEARGYIEQNKATENYRLGIKCLHLGRRYIHHMGLVRQARPILVDLARKCHESAYVAIVRRDGVVPLEAAEAEERAVRITPPIGITLPLHCTAAGKAHLAFDAEEQLKSALPESLRRYTDRTIVERAALLAQLEAVAREGYAVDAGEFTEEVSSVAVPIRDYTRSVVGSVAVAGPTYRIGPERIISEIAPSLLDAGRELSHRLGYNE
- a CDS encoding Zn-dependent alcohol dehydrogenase, yielding MKAAVFRGPNQPLTIEQVDIDEPKEREVVVRTVASGVCHSDLHFVDGLYMWPAPAVLGHEAAGVVEKVGSQVSYLKPGDHVIACLSVFCGYCEECMSGHPNLCSNKAATQRKETEKPRLSQKGTMVNQFADLSGYAEKMLLHENALVKIPDNVPLDRAALIGCGVMTGVGAALNTAKVAPGSTVAVWGAGGVGLAIIQGARIAGARMIIAVDKFASKLELAKKLGATHAVDASKGNPVEEVQALTGGGVDYSFEAIGLKVAAEQAYESLMAGGIATIVGMVPLGQKVEVDGFSLLYEKRIQGCFMGSNRFRIDMPRIIELYQQGRLDLDGMITRRGKLEDVNEAFRAMKAGEVARTVLMFD
- a CDS encoding aldo/keto reductase, producing MLKGRATADGTAEYAKRFPAMPGNFRPMLGVSVSSIGIGTYLGEPDEETDRAYEEALTAALTGGINLIDTAVNYRFQRSERTIGKVVAELVAAGKLKREEFIVATKGGYVTFDGGVPENPRAWFEDHFVKSGIVAPGDLMDGSHCMTPKYIGTMLDLSRANLGLDTIDLYYLHNPETQLEVVERKEFLRRISQIFDFLEGAVVAGKIGVYGVATWNGLRAQPTERGWLSLDELIRIARDVGGDSHHFRAIQLPHNLAMPEAVIRPNQLVGSRKITTLAAAKPLGLAVCASASLLQGQLSRGLPAIVSDAMSGLATDAQRSIQFVRSTPGVDVALVGMKSAEHVRDALATAAKPPATVEEFMRLFKGPDEP
- a CDS encoding electron transfer flavoprotein subunit beta/FixA family protein, encoding MKILVPIKRVPDPATTIRVLPDGSGIATDNVKWVINPFCEIAIEEALRIKEKQTGEVVLICVGQTPWQEQLRTGLAMGADRAILVKTDAALDSLAIAGIIAKIAGDEKPELIILGKQAIDDDANQIGQMVAEMLGWPQATFASKIEIGADKTTVVREVDGGLETLAFKLPAVITTDLRLNEPRYASLPGIMKARKKEMKEIAADSLGVDLTPKLKVKSLAAPPKRQAGRKVASVQELVAVLHTEAKVI
- a CDS encoding Zn-dependent alcohol dehydrogenase is translated as MKAAVFHGPKLPLSIEDVELDKPQDREVLIKTFASGVCHSDLHFVDGFYPYAAPAVLGHEAAGIVEEVGRQVTYVKPGDHVICCLSVFCGNCEQCMSGHPNRCSNKVATQRDPKDKPRISQKGKLMNQFLDISSYCEKMLLHENAVVKIREDIPLDRAALIGCGVTTGVGAVLNTAKIEPGSTVAVFGAGGVGLAAIQGARIAGARKIIAVDTFEGKLAMAKRLGATDAVDASNSDPIEEIKKLTGGAGVDYSFEAIGLKKTAEQAFMSLKPGGTATVIGMIPVGQKVEIDGFMFLTERKLQGSNMGSNRFRIDMPRYIDFYLQGRLKLDEMISKRDKLENVNEAFRAMKAGEVARTVLMFN
- a CDS encoding VOC family protein codes for the protein MIKNSGMRHLALRVLDVDRAVEFYSRVFGMKLVWQPDPENAYLSSGSDNIALHRGTYGHADVQSLDHFGFIVPTVEDVEAAYIWARGAGLDIVHPLKHHRDGSVSFYIRDPDGNVIQALYEPTLSTQSL
- a CDS encoding CoA transferase; the protein is MATVDSKTSQQALDMILAAIGLRESDCKGSVTIQGKDPILASRHRFGELMAASQAAFGMALSELWQLRGGKPQSVTTSVRNAVHQHHGIAFMRQNGRQLPFTDYGSGVGVDSPLSGEFYPTRDGRFVKIEIFYPRLRDAMFNVLKCAPTQRAAEAAIMQWDAEALELAIREEAGAIGIVRSATEWLAHPVGRRLAAKPVIEIEKIGDSDPVPLPAGCDTPLGGIRVLDCTHVVGGPITARTMAEFGADVLHLSKPNYPDHVNWRLETDIGKRAAYCDFDNEADTRRFFGLLQKADVFTCSYLNLDQRGISPRRLATSRPGIISHELRCFDFEGEWANFRGFDMIAVAVSGYVDAEGAIDAPIMPLQVIFADYLAAYAGAAGIAAALRRRAIEGGSYQVRVSLTRMCMWAQELGLLDSSALNGTIAFADMMKETDVPVTTIDSPFGKVTYLPSLIEMPDIKPGFVRGPQPLGSSLLEWQD